The Aeromicrobium yanjiei genome includes a region encoding these proteins:
- a CDS encoding RNA polymerase sigma factor produces MPVNPASGSPLGVVKKLLSGASEDDSSKAPDVSAAPAKKTAAKKTTSPAKTETTVTKTSSSPAKKTAAKKAPAKKAAAKAAAAAEEGTVPAAVDLAEALETPVVDGTVLVDAQGKKILPDIPDEEFEKDLATDPTLKEDEKSSYTLSAADESDEPVQQVMVAGATADPVKDYLKQIGKVSLLTAGQEVELAKRIEAGLFSEEKLAKGGRLSEKSREELEWIVVDGRRAKNHLLEANLRLVVSLAKRYTGRGMLFLDLIQEGNLGLIRAVEKFDYTKGFKFSTYATWWIRQAITRAMADQARTIRIPVHMVEVINKLARVQRQMLQDLGREPTPEELAIELDMTPEKVVEVQKYGREPISLHTPLGEDGDSEFGDLIEDSEAIVPADAVSFTLLQEQLHAVLDTLSERESGVVSMRFGLTDGQPKTLDEIGKVYGVTRERIRQIESKTMSKLRHPSRSQVLRDYLD; encoded by the coding sequence GTGCCGGTGAATCCCGCTTCAGGATCTCCCCTCGGCGTCGTCAAGAAGCTCCTCTCAGGAGCCTCAGAAGACGATTCCAGCAAGGCGCCCGACGTGAGCGCGGCTCCGGCCAAGAAGACCGCGGCCAAGAAGACCACATCCCCTGCGAAAACAGAAACGACCGTGACCAAGACTTCATCGAGCCCCGCCAAGAAGACCGCAGCCAAGAAGGCGCCGGCCAAGAAGGCGGCCGCCAAGGCCGCCGCAGCTGCCGAGGAGGGCACGGTCCCCGCGGCCGTCGACCTCGCCGAGGCTCTGGAGACGCCCGTCGTCGATGGCACCGTGCTGGTGGATGCCCAGGGCAAGAAGATCCTCCCCGACATCCCCGACGAGGAGTTCGAGAAGGACCTGGCGACCGATCCGACGCTGAAGGAGGACGAGAAGTCCTCCTACACGCTGTCGGCGGCCGATGAGTCCGACGAGCCCGTCCAGCAGGTCATGGTCGCCGGCGCGACGGCCGACCCGGTCAAGGACTACCTCAAGCAGATCGGCAAGGTCTCGCTGCTGACCGCCGGCCAGGAGGTCGAGCTGGCCAAGCGCATCGAGGCCGGGCTGTTCAGCGAGGAGAAGCTCGCCAAGGGCGGCCGCCTCTCGGAGAAGAGCCGTGAAGAGCTCGAGTGGATCGTCGTCGACGGTCGCCGCGCCAAGAACCACCTGCTCGAGGCCAACCTGCGTCTCGTCGTCTCGCTGGCCAAGCGGTACACGGGTCGCGGCATGCTCTTCCTGGACCTGATCCAGGAGGGCAACCTCGGTCTGATCCGCGCGGTCGAGAAGTTCGACTACACCAAGGGCTTCAAGTTCTCGACGTACGCGACGTGGTGGATCCGCCAGGCGATCACCCGCGCGATGGCCGACCAGGCCCGCACGATCCGCATCCCGGTCCACATGGTCGAGGTCATCAACAAGCTCGCCCGTGTCCAGCGCCAGATGCTGCAGGACCTGGGCCGTGAGCCCACGCCCGAAGAGCTTGCGATCGAGCTGGACATGACGCCCGAGAAGGTCGTCGAGGTCCAGAAGTACGGCCGCGAGCCGATCAGCCTCCACACGCCGCTCGGCGAGGACGGCGACTCGGAGTTCGGTGACCTCATCGAGGACTCCGAGGCCATCGTCCCGGCCGACGCGGTGTCGTTCACGCTCCTGCAGGAGCAGCTGCACGCGGTCCTGGACACGCTCTCCGAGCGCGAGTCCGGTGTCGTCTCGATGCGCTTCGGCCTCACCGACGGCCAGCCCAAGACGCTCGACGAGATCGGCAAGGTCTACGGCGTGACGCGTGAGCGCATCCGCCAGATCGAGTCCAAAACCATGAGCAAGCTGCGTCACCCGTCGCGCTCGCAGGTCCTGCGCGACTACCTGGACTGA
- a CDS encoding DUF4192 domain-containing protein, with product MTHTPPVFTAHDVPDLINAVPTFFGFRVEESIVAVATSGPRRRLGFRLRMDLPRPGKEEAVARKVVGHLTDHGAEGAIVIVLTEQQELALELLDAIHAALDDFSGIELIVRARADGERYWTDEPGFPPEGLAYVTSEHHLSIVQAVAAGQQILPSRQVLVDRFRPVTGVRRRWLEHATASILEEIVPQVARTVPGELAATGMAVVEPILDRVRAGDQVSDGDLLRIAAWVSTISVRDEVWGLMTRDNAPEMLAALTLVSTRAVPPLEPAVLSLAAFAAWLTGDGAQALIAVDRAIEADPCYSMAGLILEILERGVSPASWVGWPTP from the coding sequence ATGACCCACACCCCGCCCGTGTTCACCGCCCACGACGTCCCTGACCTCATCAATGCCGTGCCCACGTTCTTCGGGTTCAGGGTCGAGGAGTCCATCGTCGCGGTCGCGACCTCGGGGCCGCGGCGCAGGCTCGGCTTTCGTCTGCGGATGGACCTGCCGAGGCCTGGTAAGGAGGAGGCCGTCGCTCGCAAGGTGGTGGGTCACCTGACCGATCACGGTGCCGAGGGAGCGATCGTCATCGTGCTGACGGAGCAGCAGGAGCTGGCGCTCGAGCTGCTCGACGCGATCCACGCCGCGCTCGACGACTTCTCGGGCATCGAGCTGATCGTGCGTGCCCGGGCCGACGGCGAGCGCTACTGGACCGACGAGCCCGGGTTCCCGCCCGAGGGCCTCGCCTACGTGACGTCGGAGCACCACCTCTCGATCGTGCAGGCGGTCGCCGCGGGCCAGCAGATCCTCCCGAGCCGCCAGGTGCTGGTCGACCGGTTCCGGCCGGTGACGGGGGTACGGCGCCGCTGGCTCGAGCACGCCACGGCGTCGATCCTCGAGGAGATCGTGCCCCAGGTCGCCCGCACCGTGCCGGGCGAGCTGGCCGCAACCGGCATGGCGGTGGTCGAGCCGATCCTCGATCGTGTCCGCGCGGGGGACCAGGTGTCCGACGGTGACCTGCTGCGGATCGCGGCCTGGGTGTCCACGATCTCGGTACGCGACGAGGTCTGGGGGCTGATGACCCGCGACAACGCCCCCGAGATGCTCGCGGCGCTGACGCTGGTCTCGACCCGGGCCGTCCCGCCGCTGGAGCCGGCGGTCCTGAGCCTCGCGGCGTTCGCGGCGTGGCTCACCGGCGACGGTGCGCAGGCGCTGATCGCGGTCGACCGGGCCATCGAGGCAGATCCCTGCTACTCGATGGCCGGCCTGATCCTCGAGATCCTCGAGCGGGGCGTCTCGCCGGCATCGTGGGTGGGCTGGCCGACACCGTGA
- a CDS encoding DNA gyrase/topoisomerase IV subunit B, with the protein MQHTSSREALIIDNTYDARNLLVLEGLEAVRKRPGMYVGSTDTRGLMHCLWEIIDNSVDEALGGHGSHILVALHADGSVEVQDQGRGVPVDIEKKTGLTGVEVVYTKLHAGGKFGGGSYVATGGLHGVGASVVNALSSRLDVEVDKGGATWAMSFRRGVPGVFAGDGPDVDFTPTNELRKIGKVAKARTGTRVRYWADPQIFIKGAKFAYDELVARARQTSFLVPGLELVIRDERGEVPSEEKFRHDGGISEFCEFLAPDEPVSDVLRLQGEDVFTETVPLLDDKGHMTPQDIERNLGVDVALRWGTGYDTELKSFVNIIATPKGGTHVNGFERALTKTFNDVLKTTRLLKSGDPDVIKDDALEGMTAVVTVRLAEPQFEGQTKEVLGTPAVTKIVNQVVSRELKAFLTSSKAAEKAKARLVMQKVVDASRTRLAARQQRDTQRRKNALESSALPAKLADCRSNDVERSELFIVEGDSALGTAKSARDSEFQALLPIRGKILNVQKASIGDMLKNAECSSIIQVVGAGSGRTFDVDAARYGRIIFMADADSDGAHIRCLLATLFFRYMRELVDAGRVYTAVPPLHRIELTNPKKGQEKYVYTYSDPELQRTMAELKRKGIKWKDPVQRYKGLGEMDASQLAETTMDPRHRTLRRLTVDDGEEAAEVFELLMGNEVPPRKEFIVQGAYEIDADKIDA; encoded by the coding sequence TTGCAGCACACGTCATCGCGAGAGGCACTGATCATCGACAACACGTACGACGCCCGAAATCTCCTGGTCCTCGAGGGTCTGGAGGCGGTGCGCAAGCGCCCCGGCATGTATGTCGGATCGACCGACACGCGCGGCCTCATGCACTGCTTGTGGGAGATCATCGACAACTCGGTCGACGAGGCCCTCGGCGGCCACGGCTCCCACATCCTGGTCGCCCTGCACGCGGACGGCTCGGTCGAGGTGCAGGACCAGGGCCGTGGCGTCCCGGTCGACATCGAGAAGAAGACCGGCCTGACCGGCGTCGAGGTCGTCTACACCAAGCTGCACGCGGGCGGGAAGTTCGGCGGCGGCTCGTACGTCGCCACCGGCGGCCTGCACGGCGTCGGTGCCTCCGTGGTCAACGCGCTGTCGTCGCGCCTGGACGTCGAGGTCGACAAGGGCGGTGCGACCTGGGCGATGTCGTTCCGGCGCGGTGTGCCCGGCGTCTTCGCGGGCGACGGACCCGATGTGGACTTCACCCCCACCAACGAGCTGCGCAAGATCGGCAAGGTCGCCAAGGCCCGCACCGGCACGCGCGTGCGCTACTGGGCCGATCCGCAGATCTTCATCAAGGGGGCCAAGTTCGCGTACGACGAGCTGGTCGCCCGCGCCCGTCAGACCTCCTTCCTGGTCCCGGGTCTCGAGCTGGTCATCCGCGACGAGCGCGGCGAGGTGCCCTCGGAGGAGAAGTTCCGCCACGACGGCGGCATCAGCGAGTTCTGCGAGTTCCTGGCGCCCGACGAGCCGGTCTCGGACGTGCTGCGGCTGCAGGGCGAGGACGTCTTCACCGAGACCGTCCCGCTGCTGGACGACAAGGGCCACATGACGCCGCAGGACATCGAGCGCAATCTTGGCGTCGACGTCGCGCTGCGCTGGGGGACGGGCTACGACACCGAGCTCAAGTCGTTCGTCAACATCATCGCGACGCCCAAGGGCGGCACGCACGTCAACGGCTTCGAGCGCGCGCTCACCAAGACCTTCAACGACGTGCTCAAGACCACGCGGCTGCTGAAGTCCGGCGATCCCGACGTCATCAAGGACGATGCGCTCGAGGGCATGACGGCCGTCGTGACGGTCCGCCTGGCCGAACCGCAGTTCGAGGGGCAGACCAAGGAGGTGCTCGGCACCCCCGCCGTCACCAAGATCGTCAACCAGGTCGTGAGCCGCGAGCTCAAGGCGTTCCTGACGTCCTCCAAGGCGGCGGAGAAGGCCAAGGCCCGCCTCGTGATGCAGAAGGTCGTCGACGCGTCCCGCACGCGTCTGGCGGCCCGTCAGCAGCGCGACACCCAGCGCCGCAAGAACGCGCTGGAGTCCAGTGCGCTGCCGGCCAAGCTCGCCGACTGCCGCAGCAACGACGTCGAGCGCTCCGAGCTGTTCATCGTCGAGGGCGACTCCGCGCTCGGCACGGCCAAGTCGGCCCGGGACTCGGAGTTCCAGGCCCTGCTGCCCATCCGCGGCAAGATCCTCAACGTCCAGAAGGCCAGCATCGGCGACATGCTCAAGAACGCCGAGTGCTCCTCGATCATCCAGGTCGTGGGGGCCGGCTCGGGTCGTACGTTCGACGTCGACGCCGCCCGCTACGGTCGCATCATCTTCATGGCCGACGCCGACTCCGACGGTGCGCACATCCGCTGCCTCCTGGCGACGCTGTTCTTCCGCTACATGCGCGAGCTCGTCGACGCGGGACGCGTCTACACCGCGGTGCCGCCGCTGCACCGCATCGAGCTGACGAACCCCAAGAAGGGGCAGGAGAAGTACGTCTACACCTACTCCGACCCCGAGCTGCAGCGCACGATGGCCGAGCTGAAGCGCAAGGGCATCAAGTGGAAGGACCCGGTGCAGCGCTACAAGGGCCTCGGCGAGATGGACGCCTCCCAGCTCGCGGAGACCACGATGGACCCGCGGCACCGCACCCTGCGCCGGCTCACGGTCGACGACGGCGAGGAGGCGGCCGAGGTGTTCGAGCTGCTGATGGGCAACGAGGTCCCGCCGCGCAAGGAGTTCATCGTCCAGGGCGCCTACGAGATCGACGCCGACAAGATCGACGCCTGA
- a CDS encoding DUF7455 domain-containing protein: MLIQSDPHRLREKVTVTTLTAPKLSSLDRCDRCGAQAYVRVTLGGGGELLFCAHHARQHEEKLREMSAEIHDESERLASSSTTVVDED, translated from the coding sequence ATGTTGATCCAGTCAGATCCGCACAGGCTCAGAGAGAAGGTCACCGTGACAACACTGACAGCCCCCAAGCTGAGCTCCCTCGACCGCTGCGACCGCTGCGGTGCACAGGCGTACGTTCGCGTCACCCTCGGTGGTGGCGGCGAGCTGCTCTTCTGTGCACACCACGCTCGTCAGCACGAAGAGAAGCTGCGTGAGATGTCTGCCGAGATCCACGACGAGAGCGAGCGTCTCGCCTCGTCCTCGACGACGGTCGTGGACGAGGACTGA
- a CDS encoding beta-class carbonic anhydrase, with product MRDFDDLLEANTSYANSFDLSGFDGIARAGVAMVTCMDSRIDPLRMIGLKPGDAKILRNPGGRVTDQALVALVLGVNLLQVERILIVEHTRCAMASSTEDELKARIADSAGTDASWMTLGAIVDQRNTVKADVMRVRSHPLIREDVAVGGFVYDVDTGLLERVD from the coding sequence ATGCGCGACTTCGACGACCTCCTCGAGGCCAACACTTCCTACGCCAACAGCTTCGACCTCTCCGGCTTCGACGGCATCGCCCGTGCCGGGGTCGCGATGGTCACCTGCATGGACTCGCGCATCGACCCGCTGCGGATGATCGGCCTCAAGCCCGGCGACGCCAAGATCCTGCGCAACCCGGGCGGGCGCGTGACCGACCAGGCCCTGGTCGCCCTCGTGCTGGGCGTCAACCTGCTGCAGGTCGAGCGGATCCTCATCGTGGAGCACACGCGCTGCGCGATGGCCTCGTCGACCGAGGACGAGCTCAAGGCCCGCATCGCCGACAGCGCAGGCACCGACGCGTCCTGGATGACGCTCGGCGCGATCGTCGACCAGCGCAACACCGTCAAGGCCGATGTCATGCGGGTCCGCTCGCACCCGCTGATCCGTGAGGACGTGGCGGTCGGTGGATTCGTGTACGACGTCGACACAGGTCTGCTCGAGCGTGTCGACTGA
- a CDS encoding acyltransferase family protein — protein MPSAPADAPATQRTPRPVRPEIQALRAGAALLVVLYHLWPGRLPGGFMGVDVFFVISGFLITAHLAREAETTGRIRLGRFWARRARRLLPAAYLVLATSALAVYLWMPLLNWGQNFREILASALYFQNWRLAFDAVDYLAAENAPSVAQHYWTLSVEEQFYVAWPLIVLASILLAARIGARRLTTVTVVVAAVTVASFAYSWWLTYDNVSFAYFSTFTRAWEFGAGALLALLTLRAAPGRRRTHPVTPHVAALVSWAGIAVLVYCGLELTGSTPFPGTAALLPVLATVAVIAAGMPDSRLSPRWIIERRFVQWTGDISYPLYLWHWPPIVLLPVILGHELGFWPRVGILVATFAAAALTKRYVEDPVRTGRKLGIQRSTVTFAFTSVAAACLAAACLGGVQHANAEADRAEQLKENITKDTPRCFGAASMDPDQPCDNPELDGLLVPDTTAIRRDNPNYPGCQTSDNEVRTTCTFGDPKDPTLPHVVVIGDSHARALLPAFVPMAKEGKLFLEVQVKAGCNWSSNPHPNPDRTIAEGCYEWRDNVNAYLLKNADDIDLIVTGALAHPRPATGPKEQVAGFATTWRPLAERGVPIVAFRDNTAQPVDTNDCLALEGTITPDSCALPRDKAFPNFDPLVGAAKEVKGARLYDFTRFYCDDEKCPAVIGGVNVYRDRTHVSKTYMATMKPYIEQRLDEDGLLAARRDG, from the coding sequence GTGCCGTCCGCACCCGCTGACGCACCCGCCACCCAGCGCACTCCTCGCCCGGTCCGGCCCGAGATCCAGGCGCTGCGCGCCGGCGCCGCGCTGCTCGTCGTCCTGTACCACCTGTGGCCCGGGCGCCTGCCCGGCGGCTTCATGGGCGTCGACGTCTTCTTCGTCATCTCCGGCTTCCTCATCACCGCCCACCTCGCGCGCGAGGCGGAGACGACCGGGCGCATCCGGCTCGGCCGGTTCTGGGCCCGCCGGGCCCGCCGCCTGCTGCCTGCTGCGTACCTCGTGCTCGCGACCTCGGCCCTCGCGGTCTACCTGTGGATGCCGCTGCTCAACTGGGGGCAGAACTTCCGCGAGATCCTCGCCTCGGCCCTGTACTTCCAGAACTGGCGCCTCGCCTTCGACGCGGTCGACTACCTCGCGGCGGAGAACGCGCCCAGCGTGGCCCAGCACTACTGGACGCTGTCGGTCGAGGAGCAGTTCTACGTCGCGTGGCCGCTCATCGTGCTGGCCTCGATCCTGCTCGCCGCGCGCATCGGCGCACGCCGCCTCACCACCGTCACCGTGGTCGTCGCAGCCGTCACGGTCGCCAGCTTCGCCTACTCGTGGTGGCTGACGTACGACAACGTGTCCTTCGCGTACTTCTCCACGTTCACCCGGGCCTGGGAGTTCGGCGCCGGCGCCCTGCTGGCCCTCCTGACGCTCCGCGCGGCACCCGGTCGCCGCCGGACGCACCCCGTCACGCCGCACGTCGCGGCCCTCGTGTCGTGGGCCGGCATCGCGGTGCTGGTCTACTGCGGCCTCGAGCTGACCGGCTCGACCCCGTTCCCCGGCACGGCGGCCCTGCTGCCCGTGCTCGCGACGGTCGCCGTCATCGCGGCCGGCATGCCGGACTCGCGCCTCTCCCCTCGGTGGATCATCGAGCGCCGCTTCGTGCAGTGGACCGGCGACATCTCCTACCCGCTCTACCTGTGGCACTGGCCGCCGATCGTCCTGCTCCCGGTGATCCTCGGCCACGAGCTCGGCTTCTGGCCGCGCGTCGGGATCCTGGTGGCGACGTTCGCGGCCGCCGCTCTCACCAAGCGCTACGTCGAGGACCCGGTGCGCACGGGTCGCAAGCTCGGCATCCAGCGCAGCACGGTGACCTTCGCGTTCACGTCGGTCGCCGCCGCCTGCCTCGCCGCCGCCTGCCTCGGCGGCGTGCAGCACGCCAACGCCGAGGCCGATCGCGCCGAGCAGCTCAAGGAGAACATCACCAAGGACACCCCGCGCTGCTTCGGTGCGGCGTCGATGGACCCCGACCAGCCCTGCGACAACCCCGAGCTGGACGGGCTCCTGGTGCCCGACACGACCGCGATCCGGCGCGACAACCCCAACTACCCGGGCTGCCAGACCTCGGACAACGAGGTGCGCACGACCTGCACCTTCGGTGACCCCAAGGACCCCACGCTGCCCCACGTGGTCGTGATCGGTGACTCGCACGCCCGGGCGCTCCTGCCCGCGTTCGTGCCCATGGCGAAGGAGGGCAAGCTCTTCCTCGAGGTCCAGGTCAAGGCCGGCTGCAACTGGTCGAGCAATCCGCACCCCAACCCCGACCGCACGATCGCCGAGGGCTGCTACGAGTGGCGCGACAACGTCAACGCGTACCTCTTGAAGAACGCCGACGACATCGACCTGATCGTCACCGGGGCGCTCGCCCACCCGCGGCCCGCGACCGGGCCGAAGGAGCAGGTCGCCGGCTTCGCCACGACCTGGCGCCCCCTGGCCGAGCGCGGCGTCCCGATCGTCGCCTTCCGCGACAACACCGCGCAGCCCGTCGACACCAACGACTGCCTGGCCCTGGAGGGGACGATCACGCCCGACAGCTGCGCGCTCCCCCGCGACAAGGCGTTCCCCAACTTCGACCCGTTGGTGGGGGCCGCCAAGGAGGTCAAGGGCGCCCGGCTGTACGACTTCACCCGCTTCTACTGCGACGACGAGAAGTGCCCGGCCGTGATCGGTGGCGTCAACGTCTACCGCGACCGCACCCACGTCAGCAAGACGTACATGGCGACCATGAAGCCGTACATCGAGCAGCGGCTCGACGAGGACGGCCTGCTGGCCGCCCGCCGGGACGGCTGA
- a CDS encoding phospholipase D-like domain-containing protein, with translation MSLLLGFGSVASNAENVTEEPAAAATPTAAPTTPAPTATEEPAAPDATTTPPPKVRAAAASPYGSNYPVTLETNFSRPFKAISSSANSDFSLLNDLERLIRGSYKDPRTGKLRPASVRRSNSVFMSISRMENSHRVGRELIRAAKAGVKVRVIHGKASQSKESRALQRALKKGSLRDSNFKICQKGKSLACLSGLNGAIMHSKILLVSNTFTRDNKPAKAAIWSGSANLGGPSGERTYNNGLTIYNDKKLWYGTRQMWDDMYAERNVGNNYLRYIDKHASRYGISESERKKFGYTKADPVNGMFYSNLANVTIYATPILATPTNGKDPVLNLLNRVVPDDQCRIRLQENRFKYRRIAVAQKLVQLADQGCKVSGVYFEDDLKVNRVAHCQLHIRICRPILDVFKTSSRRIEAAWAKPHDKTILVEAKLKKNRLNPEEVAIDGTKPSSWPSDGIRTKLVQAGSAALTGSNLVVSDEITTETTDPAVYEDYLQHWKSILKSNEIHSYPY, from the coding sequence GTGAGCCTCCTGCTGGGCTTCGGCTCGGTGGCCTCCAACGCCGAGAACGTCACGGAGGAGCCAGCAGCGGCAGCGACCCCCACGGCCGCTCCCACGACTCCGGCTCCCACGGCGACGGAGGAGCCGGCTGCTCCCGACGCGACGACGACACCGCCCCCGAAGGTCAGGGCGGCGGCTGCGTCCCCGTACGGCAGCAACTACCCGGTGACGCTCGAGACCAACTTCTCGCGTCCGTTCAAGGCGATCTCCAGCTCGGCCAACAGCGACTTCTCGCTGCTGAACGACCTGGAGCGGCTGATCCGCGGCTCCTACAAGGATCCGCGCACCGGCAAGCTGCGCCCGGCGTCCGTCCGTCGCAGCAACTCGGTGTTCATGTCGATCTCGCGCATGGAGAACTCGCACCGCGTCGGTCGTGAGCTGATCCGCGCGGCCAAGGCCGGCGTCAAGGTCCGGGTGATCCACGGCAAGGCCTCGCAGTCCAAGGAGTCCCGCGCGCTGCAGCGTGCGCTCAAGAAGGGCTCGTTGCGCGACTCGAACTTCAAGATCTGCCAGAAGGGCAAGAGCCTCGCGTGCCTGTCGGGCCTCAACGGCGCGATCATGCACTCCAAGATCCTCCTGGTCAGCAACACGTTCACCCGTGACAACAAGCCCGCCAAGGCAGCGATCTGGTCGGGCTCGGCCAACCTCGGTGGCCCCAGCGGTGAGCGCACGTACAACAACGGCCTGACGATCTACAACGACAAGAAGCTCTGGTACGGCACCCGCCAGATGTGGGACGACATGTACGCCGAGCGCAACGTGGGCAACAACTACCTGCGCTACATCGACAAGCACGCGTCGCGCTACGGCATCAGCGAGTCCGAGCGCAAGAAGTTCGGCTACACCAAGGCCGACCCGGTCAACGGGATGTTCTACTCCAACCTGGCCAACGTGACGATCTATGCGACGCCGATCCTCGCGACGCCGACGAACGGCAAGGACCCGGTCCTCAACCTGCTCAACCGGGTCGTGCCGGACGACCAGTGCCGCATCCGTCTGCAGGAGAACCGGTTCAAGTACCGCCGCATCGCGGTCGCGCAGAAGCTGGTCCAGCTGGCCGACCAGGGCTGCAAGGTCTCCGGCGTCTACTTCGAGGACGACCTCAAGGTCAACCGGGTCGCGCACTGCCAGCTGCACATCCGCATCTGCCGCCCGATCCTGGACGTCTTCAAGACCTCGAGCCGCCGCATCGAGGCCGCATGGGCCAAGCCCCACGACAAGACCATCCTCGTCGAGGCCAAGCTGAAGAAGAACCGCCTCAACCCCGAGGAGGTCGCGATCGACGGGACCAAGCCCAGCAGCTGGCCGAGCGACGGCATCCGCACCAAGCTGGTCCAGGCCGGCTCGGCGGCGCTCACGGGGTCCAACCTCGTGGTCAGCGACGAGATCACGACCGAGACCACCGATCCGGCGGTCTACGAGGACTACCTCCAGCACTGGAAGTCGATCCTGAAGTCCAACGAGATCCACAGCTACCCGTACTGA
- a CDS encoding glutamate--cysteine ligase: MGQDVEAREFSREDRTLYRTKVRRCLDVFARMLGERDFSFEHPHVGIEIEFNLIDALGDPSLRNDDALAAIADPDFQTELGLFNIEINVAPTRIDGKGLDVLESALRDDLNAAQAKATSVDTNLLMIGILPTLQDGHLSREAISANPRYHLLSDQILSARGEDIEIVIDGVDRLDTTADTIIPEAACTSTQLHLQVEPDDFAPMWNAAQAIAGVQVAIGANSPFLLGQQLWHETRIALFEQATDTRSEELKTQGVRPRVFFGERWITSVFDLFEENVRYFPSLLPIVDEEDPLEELEAGRIPQLAELRLHNGTVYRWNRPIYDIADGRPHLRIENRLLPAGPTVVDTMANAALFYGLVTVLGTSERPVWSQLSFRAAEDNFHQAARAGIEADVYWPGVGTVAVRELALRQLLPLADTGLEQMGVDTAVRDRLLGIIEQRCITGRNGATWLIEEFAHRTRTSGDRAEAMRATTLAYEEHMHAGDPVHLWPTRG; this comes from the coding sequence ATGGGACAGGACGTCGAAGCACGCGAGTTCAGCCGCGAGGACCGGACGCTCTACCGCACCAAGGTGCGCCGGTGCCTCGACGTGTTCGCCCGGATGCTGGGGGAGCGCGACTTCTCCTTCGAGCACCCGCACGTCGGGATCGAGATCGAGTTCAACCTCATCGACGCGCTCGGCGACCCGTCCCTGCGCAATGACGACGCGCTCGCCGCGATAGCCGATCCGGACTTCCAGACCGAGCTCGGGCTGTTCAACATCGAGATCAACGTCGCGCCCACCCGCATCGACGGCAAGGGCCTCGACGTGCTGGAGTCGGCGCTGCGCGACGACCTCAACGCCGCCCAGGCCAAGGCCACGTCCGTCGACACCAACCTGCTGATGATCGGCATCCTGCCGACCCTGCAGGACGGTCACCTGAGCCGTGAGGCCATCTCGGCCAATCCGCGCTACCACCTGCTGTCCGACCAGATCCTCTCCGCGCGCGGGGAGGACATCGAGATCGTGATCGACGGGGTCGACCGTCTGGACACCACGGCCGACACGATCATCCCCGAGGCCGCGTGCACCAGCACGCAGCTGCACCTGCAGGTCGAGCCGGACGACTTCGCCCCGATGTGGAACGCCGCGCAGGCGATCGCCGGGGTCCAGGTCGCGATCGGTGCCAACTCGCCCTTCCTGCTCGGCCAGCAGCTGTGGCACGAGACCCGCATCGCGCTGTTCGAGCAGGCGACCGACACCCGCAGCGAGGAGCTGAAGACGCAAGGCGTACGTCCCCGGGTGTTCTTCGGCGAGCGCTGGATCACCTCGGTGTTCGACCTGTTCGAGGAGAACGTGCGCTACTTCCCCTCCCTGCTCCCGATCGTCGACGAGGAGGACCCGCTCGAGGAGCTCGAGGCGGGTCGCATCCCCCAGCTCGCCGAGCTGCGGCTGCACAACGGCACCGTCTACCGGTGGAACAGGCCGATCTACGACATCGCCGACGGGCGCCCGCACCTGCGCATCGAGAACCGGCTGCTGCCCGCGGGGCCGACCGTCGTCGACACCATGGCGAACGCCGCGCTGTTCTACGGGCTGGTGACGGTCCTCGGCACGAGTGAGCGCCCGGTGTGGTCCCAGCTGTCGTTCCGCGCTGCCGAGGACAACTTCCACCAGGCGGCCCGTGCGGGCATCGAGGCCGACGTCTACTGGCCGGGCGTCGGGACGGTCGCGGTCCGCGAGCTCGCGCTGCGGCAGCTGCTGCCGCTCGCCGACACCGGCCTCGAGCAGATGGGGGTCGACACCGCCGTACGGGACCGTCTGCTCGGGATCATCGAGCAGCGCTGCATCACCGGGCGCAACGGTGCGACCTGGCTGATCGAGGAGTTCGCCCACCGGACCCGCACGTCGGGCGACCGGGCCGAGGCGATGCGGGCGACCACGCTGGCGTACGAGGAGCACATGCACGCGGGGGACCCGGTCCACCTGTGGCCGACCCGTGGCTGA